In a single window of the Halobacteriovorax sp. HLS genome:
- a CDS encoding methionine--tRNA ligase yields the protein MNDNKKDKKDMRPKQDIPSILSRVKRPKKAVITAGMPYANGPVHIGHLAGAHVPADIFARWTKLLIDNDKVLFVCGTDDHGSNSEVAAKKLGMTTESFIEDVHAKQLKTMNRFSIGLDTYTGTSRKENYEAHKDLCQEFLKKMHSNNMLEKKTSKQWYDPKMDMFLPDRFVQGKCPNENCDNTKAYSDDCDVCGTQYDPSELIDPVSTISNSTPVLKDTDHWFLDMWKVTDQLIEWLNTKQRTWRKSILQEVLGTVYPCVTFTNKMEDAYKEIKESLPTHKSRYAPGRKVLVQFENLADLSTGKKLLEKQGITCELNDGWAHRSITRDVSWGIPVPTDIESGMENKTLYVWPESLIAPISFTKVALKNKGLSEDLYKDYWCDPEAKVYQFLGTDNVFFYVLMQGSMWFGVQEDPMRQAVAGELQQTEIFSNFHLQINGEKMSKSKGNFYSGDQLIDEMGYSADQIRYFLASLSLSEKASNFDFEVFNNKNQFLAGPLNASFEKPISACNAKFEGVVPTGKLIGKTEKETLKIIQQYTKFMEKAEYPKALGALENYARIINGLFNQYKPHDDRYPLEERSDALYSSFYILRNILIMLSPFAPETMEKLRKSLNLPESIYALDELKNDFPQNHKIGEQVEYFPSVSES from the coding sequence CGGAATGCCTTATGCAAATGGACCAGTACATATTGGTCACCTTGCTGGTGCTCACGTTCCAGCAGATATTTTTGCACGATGGACTAAGCTTCTCATAGATAACGATAAGGTTCTCTTTGTATGCGGTACTGATGATCATGGATCGAATAGTGAAGTTGCCGCTAAGAAATTAGGTATGACGACTGAAAGTTTTATTGAAGATGTTCATGCAAAGCAGTTGAAAACTATGAACCGTTTTTCAATTGGATTAGATACTTATACTGGAACTTCTCGTAAAGAAAATTATGAAGCTCATAAAGACCTTTGTCAGGAATTCCTAAAAAAGATGCATTCAAATAATATGCTTGAAAAGAAAACAAGTAAGCAGTGGTATGACCCAAAAATGGACATGTTTCTCCCAGATCGATTTGTTCAAGGAAAATGCCCTAATGAAAACTGTGACAATACTAAGGCCTACAGTGATGACTGTGACGTGTGTGGAACACAGTATGATCCAAGCGAACTCATCGATCCTGTAAGTACGATTAGTAATTCTACTCCTGTTCTTAAAGATACTGATCACTGGTTTCTAGACATGTGGAAAGTTACTGATCAGTTAATTGAATGGCTAAATACAAAACAAAGAACGTGGAGAAAATCTATTCTCCAAGAAGTACTTGGAACAGTTTATCCTTGTGTGACATTCACAAACAAAATGGAAGATGCATACAAAGAAATAAAAGAGTCCCTACCTACTCATAAGAGCAGATATGCTCCAGGAAGAAAGGTTCTAGTTCAATTTGAAAATCTCGCTGACTTATCAACAGGAAAAAAGTTATTAGAGAAGCAAGGAATCACTTGTGAACTTAATGATGGATGGGCCCATAGATCAATAACTAGAGATGTATCATGGGGTATCCCAGTTCCTACCGATATTGAATCAGGCATGGAAAATAAGACACTTTATGTGTGGCCAGAATCATTGATAGCTCCAATTTCTTTTACAAAAGTTGCACTTAAAAATAAAGGACTCTCAGAGGACTTATACAAAGACTATTGGTGTGACCCAGAAGCAAAAGTCTATCAATTCCTTGGAACTGATAACGTTTTCTTTTACGTTCTCATGCAAGGTTCAATGTGGTTTGGAGTACAAGAAGATCCAATGAGACAAGCCGTTGCTGGCGAGCTTCAACAAACAGAGATCTTCAGCAATTTCCACTTACAAATTAATGGTGAAAAGATGAGTAAGTCAAAGGGCAACTTCTATTCAGGAGACCAGCTTATTGATGAAATGGGATACTCAGCAGATCAAATTAGATACTTTTTAGCTTCTCTAAGCTTATCTGAAAAAGCATCAAACTTTGACTTTGAAGTCTTTAATAATAAGAATCAATTTCTAGCAGGGCCACTGAATGCTTCATTTGAGAAACCTATCTCAGCTTGTAATGCTAAATTTGAAGGTGTTGTTCCAACAGGAAAACTTATTGGAAAAACTGAAAAAGAGACCCTAAAGATCATTCAACAATACACTAAGTTCATGGAAAAAGCCGAGTATCCTAAGGCCCTTGGAGCTCTAGAGAATTATGCAAGAATAATTAATGGTCTGTTTAATCAGTACAAGCCTCATGATGATAGATACCCACTTGAAGAAAGATCAGACGCACTTTATTCAAGCTTTTATATTTTGAGAAATATTCTAATTATGCTCTCTCCGTTTGCACCAGAAACAATGGAAAAACTAAGAAAGTCATTAAATTTACCTGAAAGTATTTATGCTTTAGATGAATTAAAAAATGATTTTCCACAAAACCATAAGATTGGTGAGCAAGTAGAATACTTTCCATCAGTATCGGAATCTTAA